The sequence GACAAGATACAAACATGCGCttgtataaagtaaacaaataaaggacactatcattttttatttgtaagaCATCGTTCCGATCTTAGTTTgacaatatgaaaaagaaatttgtgtAAGTGTATTGTTTTGAGATTTAATGAATAGATTATAGGATAAGCAAAAACTTTTTAGTGGTAGTGTATCTTTTTTCAcgaatttaatacattttgatACATACACACGAAAGCAATACCACCAAGAAGAATGAAGTAATAgtcttttttgtattatattttaatccggaaaatttcagtgaaattgttaataactcaatttaaatattattttttctctaagTAAAGTAAATCTCTTGAAAAATAgatgtcaaaaaataattaacttgtACCATTTATATACGCATTGACTTGTAGACTACAAAACtataatatatgtataaaatcaTTTAGTCCaagaaaatttccaatattatttctttattttaaagttgatatatttttttattaggattacatttattttagaCAATATTCCCGTGGGAGTATATAAAAATGGTTTACCTGAGTACACAAAGGATCAACTCGCTCAACATAAAACAAAGTAAGCTAATTGttcaaaaatgagaaaaaataattgatcgATAGTAAAAGCTTTTGTTTTAAGAAACATATTCCAAATTTTAACTTTCAGGTCACACGAacatttattctattattttaattagatattttcaaCTACGAacttgaaactttttatttttcttcttcttctctcaATATTTCGCGTTAAAATGATCATAGATAAACTATTTGTAGTAgttatgttgaaataaaaagaaaaaaaaacgtttttatgaaactttttacaaattatcttcgtttttcttttatctcCACAATATTTCTAGAGAAACAAGAATTTGGGTGTCGTACAAACAAGGCGTTTACGATGTCACAGATTATGTTAAGCACCATCCCGGCGGTGAGGACACTCTTATGATGGCGGCTGGGGGAGCATTGGAACCGTATTGGGCTGTATACACCCAACATCAAGTCGATAGTGTCTTTAGTGTGTTAGAAAAGTACCGAATAGGTAATTTATGACAATCTATTTGACATTTGAAGCATTATGCGATTGCCTAAAATCTGTGAtaacatttttatcatttacatcGACCATTTTAAGGCAATTTGAAACCGTCATCGGTAGTACCAAAGAATGTTTGTTATGCTGCCGACGGTCCTGGCGGCGCTTTCGAACACGAACCGCATAGGGATCCGAGGTTGATACCTATCTCCGAACGACCTTTTAATGGAGGAGTGAAAGCAGCCCTTTTAGCGGAAAACTACTATACCCCCAAGTACTACATTTTTAACTACCTCAATACTGTTTTAAGCTAAAATTTAACGTCAATTAGTTTTAACAATGTCTATATATAAGAGTGTTTCAATAAGAGAGTAAGATTTGAATTGCGCGCCATGTTTGACAGTCATAATGTCATATGATTATGACGTGACAGATCGGAAGTTGACATTTGGGAGAAgatatcatcaaaaaattcGAAAGTACTGGTTTCGGTTATTGTTGTGAAACACTCGATACGGGCTCGTAGAGGTGGTTCAAAACAAAACATCACGGTAGTGACAGGAAGACGCCAATTCGCCATCAGGCACAAGAATTGGACATTTCAACAGGCACTCTTCACCGAATTATGACTAGAGATTTGCAGTTGCATCCCTACAAAATCCAATTGACTCAACAACTTCTGCCAGTAGACCATTAACAGCGAAAAGAATTCTTCAATTGGACCCTAGAAGCTACCTGCTGATTTAGcaaactaaataattttcagcgttgataataatttaataagtaTGATGTGCATTATGGTCTGGAGGAATAATTGGACcggttttcttcaacatatcATACTTTCCGTAAATAATTGGCGATCTTGCACGAGTTTGATCCTGGTCGTGTCATCTCCCGGTTTGATAATCGGAATTGATCTCCACACTCTTGCGATTTAACGCCTTTAGGCTGTGGGGTTTTATATAAAGTCACCGTTTAAAGTCAGATAATATTCATTTCGATTCATTTTATCGAAATAATGACAAAGAACAATGCGAAAAACACAAAAGGCACaattaaaacacaaaatacGCATGTCAACAAACGGAGAATTGTTTTGTTTGCCACAAAAGAAAAATGGCCGACTTAACGCAGTCACGTGTTCTAGATTGATCCGTTTGAAATATCACAGGTTTATGCCAATAGTCTGCATCCATCGAAGCATTGAAAGTCGAAATTAGATGCTGTATCAATGAAATACCACATGTTTTGAGCACTCTTATTGAAACATCACTTATAGGTCTTACTTTATAAGAATTGATACACGTCATAGACCGAATATGAGGTTAAACATGTTGCCAGACTTTGAAAGTTGTAGAGAGATCAgggaaaatgtaaaataatgagGTTATATCCCGTAGCCTACCCACTAAACCGCCATCTTCTGTAATCTCCGTCCAACCGTGAACTATTACTAAGATATTACTTTTGGTTGGGGGATCTGTCCGTGAATGTTTCTTCATACCAGGCAGCCGCCTACAGAATTATTTCTGTGTAGGTACAACCAGTTGCCACCATTCTACCTTGTGTAGCACCACCTCGACTATATTATCAGGATTTATGTTGCCGACAGTCTTCTCTACTTCACATTTCAAATCCCTCTAGTGGTTACACGCGAAGAACGTGTGTTCGGCATCATATGAGTCGTGTTCACAATACGTACACTCAAGTGTTTGTAATTTCTCCATTTTGTGGAGATACCGTCGGCAGTAGCCTTGTCCCGTCAGAAGCTGGATAATGTGAAAGTTCACATATCCGAACTTCTTTTCGGTTCACAGTCCACAGCCGCTTCCATTCACCtgatttttcttctatatcGTTCGTGCGTTCAATGGTCGCCGCATCCTGTCGTGTTATATCTGAGCTGCTTCTGTATATTCTCTTACGCTCGATAGCCAGGAGGTCCACGAGGATTATATCCGTCACCACTAGGACAGCCTGAGCAGAGACAGTTCGGTAGGAGCTGGCGATTTTTAGTGCACCTTGTCTCTCCAATCTATCTATCCAATACCAAATGTATTATACATGATATTATTTGGAGGTCATAATAAACTGAATGAAATTTAGAGAATTTTACGTAAACCTCAGTATTATTGTGATTATTCGTtactgaaagaaaatttttagagataATTCAAGTTCAAATTAAAGGAAAGGAAATAttaataccaattttaaaaactaatacGTCATTGATGACGTGTATCAACTTTAATGTTGTACAATCTATAtatgtttgttttaaaattgatataactCTTGATTAgcgaaataatataaaatttaatcattttttatttctatatcctatttttttattcaccgggtatatatatatatatatatatatatatatatatatatatatatatatatatatatatatatatatatttatatatatgtatatatatcgTGTAAAACATCTATTTTTCCAGTGAAATATTTTACGTACGAAACCATTTACCTGTTCCttatataaaagaagaagattataaACTAACAATAGAAGTAGAAGGAAAAGGCTCGAAAACATTTACTTTAGACGATTTGAAAAAACTACCGCGAATAACTAGAACGCTTTCCCTGCAATGCGGGGGTTTAAGAAGACAAGAAATGACCGAATTTGTgagtatttattgaaatatttcaattaataattaaatttaaatatttattcacaaatGTTGAGGTTAGATTTTTAATTGTATGTTCATGGATCATTCCAGAATGACGTCATTGACAGTTCGGCCATTTTTACTGGGTGGCATACTTATTGCATTTGTAAACATTGtcgattatttcattttaaaatccTTAATCTCAggcaaatttattcaaaaatggcTCATTATTGTTGTGTGGTTAATTGTTCATCACGTGCTAAGCTAGATAGCTTATCGCTTATCCAATTACTTGCCATTTTTACCAACAGAGGAGAACATTTGAATTCGGAAGTCAGAAAAAATACTTGGGTAGAGTTTTGAAAGGGTAAAATGATGAATaagtatatataaatgtaaattacaGTTTTCATGTTTctataattggaaatatatttagaaaagtCATATAACTTGCCAATTATCTAATACACTCGACCAATTTTTATGATTTCTCAAACTTGTCAGGCTTTTGAACTGaaacttcataattttttaatcgaaaacttttattttattaaaaacaaagtaaaaaggCATAAATAATGAGAACGAACAATGCGAAAAACACAAAAGTCCGTCAACAAACGGAGAATAGATCTTTTGTTTGCCACCTAGGAAAAATGGCCGACTTGACGCAGTCACGTGTTCTAGATTGATCCATTTTAAATATCACtataaaatttcatgagaatGGTTCAAACATAAACCGgcattttgctataaaaaattttattatcaagttacAGACCTGAAATTTTTTAGTCTTTCTAAATAGTCTTCGTCTCTCTCTACACACTTTTTCCATCTCTCTAGAAGCTTTCGGATGCACGCTTCGTAAAAATCTGTCAGCTTGTCACACAAGGGGGATTCTACCTTGGTATTGCTTTGTAATCGCATCTTGCCAAGTGCCTCTTTGGTGTTCGAGTATCTCCCAACCCAATTCGTTCAGCGTTTCCATCGTAACCTAAGCTGTATGCGGTCTGGTGTTATCTTGCAGCTACGGATTGGAATATCGTGTCGTTTTGATCTGTTTTGCCGTTTTTTTAGTGTTTTCAGTTTATTACTCAGTGAGGAAATCAACCGCAATTACTCCTCTCATGTCCCAAACACGGTCCTCTCTGACGGTGTAACCTTCGCTTTAAATGGCGAGCCTTCATCTTTCTTCCTCCACTCCATAGACGCGGGTTTACTCTTCGATATATGGTGGTGGACCCAAGTTACGTCTGGTGCAACAAATTTTATCCTTCTTCTTCAGGAGACGCGTGCAAACTACCCAGCATGTAAATTTCTGCACAATTCATGGTACTTATCTGGCTGAAATTTTGCCGTAACCGTTCGCCGCGCTTATAGCAGGTATGGCACTCCTTCTAGGCTTTTTCGGAAAGCAGAACATCatctatatatttgagtctTGAAACAAATAATGAAGTATTGGGCAACAGGCACTGGTACATCCTTCTCGCTCATATGTACATTAAAAAGCGACGTTGGTCAATGCCTAAACTTTTCGcgcgtttattcaaaaattctggTAGTGATACTAAGCaagattttgttaaaaattccaattattccAAGATTATGACTGTGAGAAATGTGGATTACTTTTTCAGTGTAATAGTTTTGCGACGATATTTTTTGGGTATGTTTTAGTTGAAAAAGGACACGCAAGGTGTAAAATGGGAAATTAATGGTGTAGGCAACGCAACTTGGACCGGAGTACTGCTCATTGACGTTTTAAAAGCAGCCGGCTATGACGAAAGTATGGAAGGATTAGAACATTTACAggtacaatattttcgtaaaaaaaatccCAATgctactttttttttcaatagtttacTAGTGGCATGTCAGTTGGAGGCCCGTACATAACAGGTCTTCCAATACACAGAGTGTTAAATCCTAAAAATAACGTGATGTTAGCATGGGAGATGAACGGAAAAAAACTTCATCCTGATCACGGGTTCCCATTGAGGGTCATAGTACCTGGAGTGATAGGTGCAAAATCGGTAAAACAAATAGGTATGGCTcctaatatattttaattgtgAATTCGAACGAAATCTTTGTCATCTAGATTATGAgtgttttcgtagtgggattgcggcaaaattaaacactaaAGTGTATTAACTTTCAAATAcgtatgtattcatcgtctgagactgaaattataagtcaagtacaatataaaaaatatgaataaaagtatacattaattagttaagaattgcgaCGTTTAAA comes from Diorhabda carinulata isolate Delta chromosome 8, icDioCari1.1, whole genome shotgun sequence and encodes:
- the LOC130896944 gene encoding sulfite oxidase-like; the protein is MDFCKVAFRRVITQFRICKRTNCTQNFTYFNTNHKNSYANNYPNKFSSLCGQKLPSYENTNIHNFANGYFKKFYSNKATSNQTSILKKLIVGGVLVGSVTYLINKNNIPVGVYKNGLPEYTKDQLAQHKTKETRIWVSYKQGVYDVTDYVKHHPGGEDTLMMAAGGALEPYWAVYTQHQVDSVFSVLEKYRIGNLKPSSVVPKNVCYAADGPGGAFEHEPHRDPRLIPISERPFNGGVKAALLAENYYTPNEIFYVRNHLPVPYIKEEDYKLTIEVEGKGSKTFTLDDLKKLPRITRTLSLQCGGLRRQEMTEFLKKDTQGVKWEINGVGNATWTGVLLIDVLKAAGYDESMEGLEHLQFTSGMSVGGPYITGLPIHRVLNPKNNVMLAWEMNGKKLHPDHGFPLRVIVPGVIGAKSVKQIEKIEVRKEECQAHWHKKLYIYFGPYVTLENVDYTSLSPVQELPVISAIFSPAHGETVSPTGGKITVKGFAFSGGGNKIARVEVSINRGKTWMPAKITDAGKDPVPYHFTWTLWQVDVPTNGKNCVDLWVKAVDSSCNVQPESWEHIYNIRGVACTAFHKIRVNVK